One Nitrospina watsonii DNA segment encodes these proteins:
- a CDS encoding DUF1499 domain-containing protein yields the protein MLCFVLACSGTRPDHLGVAEQRLAPCPDSPNCVSSFAKDAEHRVEPMSFDGAPEQVMQALQKVLQQHDRVEIVTQEPLYLYAEFTSFVFRFVDDVEFLIDPATKTLHFRSASRIGRSDLGVNRERIESLRRDLARQKL from the coding sequence ATGCTTTGCTTCGTCTTGGCCTGTTCGGGCACGCGGCCGGATCACCTCGGCGTGGCGGAGCAGCGCCTCGCGCCCTGCCCGGACTCCCCCAACTGCGTGTCCAGTTTTGCCAAGGACGCGGAACACCGGGTGGAGCCGATGAGCTTTGACGGCGCGCCGGAACAGGTCATGCAAGCGCTCCAGAAAGTGCTCCAGCAACACGACCGGGTCGAGATCGTCACGCAAGAACCGCTTTACCTGTACGCGGAGTTCACCAGCTTCGTGTTCCGCTTCGTCGATGATGTCGAATTTTTGATCGATCCCGCAACAAAAACCCTGCACTTCCGCTCGGCCTCGCGCATTGGCCGCAGCGACCTCGGCGTCAACCGCGAGCGCATCGAATCCCTGCGCCGGGACCTCGCCCGGCAAAAGCTTTAG
- a CDS encoding monovalent cation:proton antiporter family protein — MGQLIQDLTILLLVSLPITVLFHRFKLPTVVGFLIAGVLIGPNGLALIGELESVEHLAEIGVILLLFIIGLEFSLSQMIKQLGRILGTGGLQLGLTAAACFFLFQALSFPANQSLALGLLVALSSTAILLNMLTERVELDTLHGRMCVGVLLFQDVCVVPLMLVIPLLTQTDTISGWSFLWAFVKAIGAVGGVFFLSRLIVPRVLKKIVQVGSREHMTLFVIFIILGTGWVSDQIGLTLAMGAFIAGLILSETEYNHQIILDILPLKEYFVSVFFTSIGMLMHVDLFFAQPGLFLLLAAGAIALKVAMTFLAAVLAGTAPRIGFIVSVRLAQVGEFSLILAALALETGLFAPDIYQQFLIVSILTMLVAPVLIQMSSGWSLWLFKGGLAADSGSQSKASQVHNHVVVVGYDTIGQNLSKVLKEVHIAFTVVDLDGEHIKRALAEQCMVFYGDATQRSTLQRAGIRQAKIMVVSVPDQKAMQQVVRLARQLNRDICILAKTQHPSEVDSLIQAGADQVIPAEFETSIEMFSRVLREYGLTQNIIEQQVELMRLEGYRMLRGLSLEMDSLRSFSTYLTASLSRSFQVLDPSWVNGRTLDEVNLKAKTGATLIAVVRNQEAQPNPQGGFTVTSGDILILFGSHAQLDFALRLLQEGPSTKGELKATAH; from the coding sequence ATGGGGCAACTGATACAAGACCTCACCATTCTGCTGCTCGTCTCGCTGCCGATCACGGTGTTGTTTCATCGTTTCAAACTGCCGACGGTGGTGGGCTTCCTGATTGCGGGCGTGTTGATCGGCCCCAACGGGCTCGCCCTCATCGGCGAGTTGGAGTCCGTCGAGCATCTGGCGGAGATCGGCGTCATCCTTTTACTGTTCATCATCGGTCTCGAGTTTTCGCTGAGCCAGATGATAAAACAACTCGGCCGCATTCTGGGCACCGGCGGTTTGCAATTGGGACTGACGGCGGCGGCCTGCTTCTTTCTGTTTCAGGCCCTGTCCTTTCCCGCCAATCAGAGCCTGGCGCTGGGGCTTTTGGTGGCGTTGTCCAGCACCGCCATCCTGCTCAACATGCTCACCGAACGCGTGGAGCTGGACACGCTGCACGGGCGCATGTGCGTCGGCGTGCTGCTGTTTCAGGATGTGTGCGTGGTGCCGCTGATGCTGGTGATCCCGCTGCTCACGCAGACCGACACCATTTCGGGATGGAGTTTCCTGTGGGCCTTCGTCAAAGCCATCGGCGCCGTCGGCGGCGTGTTCTTTTTGTCGCGTTTGATTGTGCCGCGCGTGCTCAAGAAAATCGTGCAGGTCGGCAGCCGCGAACACATGACTCTGTTCGTCATCTTCATCATCCTCGGCACCGGCTGGGTGTCCGACCAGATCGGCCTGACCCTGGCCATGGGCGCGTTCATTGCCGGACTGATCCTCTCCGAGACGGAATACAACCACCAGATCATTCTCGACATCCTGCCCCTCAAGGAATACTTCGTCAGCGTGTTCTTCACCTCGATCGGCATGTTGATGCATGTCGATCTGTTTTTTGCGCAGCCGGGATTGTTCCTGCTGCTGGCGGCGGGGGCGATTGCGTTGAAGGTGGCGATGACGTTTCTCGCGGCGGTGCTGGCGGGCACGGCGCCGCGCATCGGCTTCATCGTCAGCGTGCGCCTGGCGCAGGTCGGTGAGTTTTCCCTCATCCTGGCGGCGCTGGCATTGGAAACCGGACTGTTTGCGCCGGACATCTACCAGCAGTTCCTCATCGTTTCCATTTTAACGATGCTGGTGGCGCCGGTGTTGATCCAGATGTCGTCCGGCTGGTCGCTGTGGTTGTTCAAGGGCGGCCTGGCCGCGGACAGCGGCTCGCAGAGCAAGGCCTCGCAGGTGCACAACCATGTGGTCGTCGTCGGCTACGACACCATCGGCCAGAACCTTTCCAAAGTGCTCAAGGAAGTCCACATCGCGTTCACCGTGGTGGATCTCGATGGGGAACACATCAAGCGTGCGCTGGCGGAACAGTGCATGGTGTTTTACGGCGACGCCACCCAACGCTCGACCCTGCAACGCGCGGGCATCCGCCAGGCCAAAATCATGGTGGTCTCCGTCCCCGACCAGAAAGCGATGCAACAGGTGGTGCGGCTGGCCCGGCAGCTGAACCGCGATATCTGCATTCTCGCCAAAACCCAGCATCCTTCGGAAGTCGATTCGCTGATCCAGGCGGGCGCGGATCAGGTGATCCCGGCCGAGTTCGAAACCTCGATCGAAATGTTTTCCAGGGTGCTGCGTGAATACGGCCTGACGCAAAACATCATCGAACAGCAGGTGGAACTGATGCGATTGGAAGGCTACCGCATGCTGCGCGGCCTGTCGCTGGAGATGGACAGTCTGCGTAGTTTTTCGACGTACCTGACGGCCTCGCTCAGCCGTTCGTTCCAGGTGCTCGACCCGTCCTGGGTCAACGGCCGCACGCTGGACGAGGTGAACCTCAAAGCAAAAACCGGGGCGACCCTGATCGCCGTGGTGCGCAACCAGGAGGCGCAACCGAACCCACAGGGGGGGTTCACCGTGACCTCCGGCGACATACTCATCTTGTTCGGGTCGCACGCGCAACTGGATTTCGCCTTGCGGTTGTTGCAGGAAGGACCGTCCACCAAAGGGGAACTCAAAGCCACCGCCCACTGA
- a CDS encoding GspE/PulE family protein: MVSTLMAIKSKLRLGDILIRAGIINESQLLEALDIQKKSGTQLGKVLLQMKYITDKDLVYSLSEQMDIPQVDLESTKISNEAIDLVAEKFARKYMLIPFKVEGKKLSLAITNPFDLFAIDEIAVKTGMDVHTWLATETEVHGAIEEYYGVASSIQDVVNHLGVGGKKKKEDEETVKAEATEVADAPVKKLVDLVLRQALDDGASDIHIEPYEKVLLIRNRIDGVLFEAKRIPKTIESALISRLKVMANMDIAETRAPQDGGFSRKIGVKSIEFRVSSCPTIYGENVVIRLLDRTKLSLTLDDLGLMGDNREKFQKLLRHPYGVILVTGPTGSGKTTTLYASLSQLNTPDKNIKTIEDPVEYRLPGVRQTQVNPKANITFATGLRSLMRQDPDIVMVGEIRDAETGQIAIQAALTGQLVLSTLHTNDTASTISRLAEFGIEAFLMVSSIVGILAQRLVRRICAECRFERSPTEKEIEIFTKQGFDTVGLKLYRGEGCKNCKNSGFKGRVGIYEVLLIDDVIRKMILDRTAPMDIRDRAMTTQGLKTLRQDGLSKVIQGFTTLEELDRMTFTEDSTF, translated from the coding sequence ATGGTCTCGACACTGATGGCGATCAAGTCCAAATTGCGGTTGGGTGACATTTTGATTCGGGCTGGGATTATCAATGAATCCCAGTTGCTGGAAGCGTTGGATATCCAGAAAAAGAGCGGAACCCAATTGGGCAAAGTCCTGTTGCAGATGAAGTATATCACCGACAAGGATTTGGTTTACAGCTTGTCGGAGCAAATGGATATCCCGCAGGTGGATCTTGAGAGTACAAAGATCTCCAACGAGGCGATCGATCTGGTCGCAGAAAAGTTTGCGCGCAAGTACATGCTCATCCCCTTCAAGGTGGAAGGCAAGAAGTTGTCGCTGGCCATCACCAATCCGTTCGATCTGTTTGCCATCGATGAAATTGCGGTGAAGACCGGCATGGACGTGCACACCTGGCTGGCCACCGAAACGGAAGTGCATGGCGCCATCGAGGAGTATTACGGGGTGGCGTCTTCCATCCAGGACGTGGTCAATCATCTGGGTGTGGGCGGCAAGAAAAAGAAAGAGGACGAAGAGACGGTCAAGGCGGAAGCGACCGAGGTGGCGGATGCGCCGGTGAAAAAACTGGTGGACCTGGTCCTCCGGCAGGCTCTGGACGATGGCGCCAGCGACATCCACATCGAACCCTATGAAAAAGTTCTGCTCATTCGTAACCGCATCGACGGTGTGTTGTTCGAAGCCAAGCGCATTCCCAAAACCATCGAGTCCGCGTTGATTTCCCGCCTGAAAGTGATGGCGAACATGGACATCGCCGAAACGCGCGCGCCGCAGGATGGCGGGTTTTCGCGCAAGATCGGGGTGAAGTCCATTGAGTTTCGCGTGTCGTCCTGCCCGACCATTTACGGGGAGAACGTGGTCATCCGTCTTCTGGACCGAACCAAATTGTCCCTCACTCTGGACGATCTGGGTTTGATGGGTGATAACCGGGAAAAATTCCAGAAATTATTGCGGCATCCGTATGGCGTCATCCTGGTTACGGGACCGACGGGGAGCGGCAAAACCACGACGCTGTATGCCTCGCTCAGCCAACTCAACACGCCAGATAAAAATATCAAGACGATTGAAGATCCGGTCGAGTACCGTCTGCCGGGGGTGCGTCAGACGCAGGTCAACCCGAAAGCCAATATCACCTTCGCCACCGGATTGCGGTCGCTGATGCGTCAGGATCCGGACATCGTGATGGTCGGTGAAATCCGCGATGCGGAAACCGGCCAGATCGCCATTCAGGCGGCACTGACCGGCCAGCTTGTGTTGAGCACCCTGCATACCAATGACACGGCCAGCACGATTTCCCGTCTTGCCGAATTCGGCATTGAAGCGTTTTTGATGGTGTCGTCGATCGTCGGCATTCTGGCTCAACGCCTGGTGCGCCGTATCTGCGCCGAATGCAGGTTCGAGCGGTCGCCTACGGAAAAAGAAATTGAGATCTTCACCAAACAGGGGTTCGACACCGTTGGCCTGAAGCTGTATCGGGGCGAGGGTTGCAAAAACTGCAAGAACAGCGGGTTCAAGGGCCGGGTCGGGATTTATGAAGTGCTGTTGATCGATGACGTCATTCGCAAGATGATTTTAGATCGCACGGCGCCGATGGATATCCGGGATCGCGCCATGACGACCCAGGGTCTCAAGACACTGCGGCAGGATGGCCTGTCGAAAGTAATTCAGGGTTTCACCACACTGGAAGAGCTCGACCGCATGACGTTTACGGAAGATTCGACGTTTTAA
- a CDS encoding type II secretion system protein produces MLKNRKNEKGFTLVELILVIVVLGILAAVAVPKFLDLQSAAQDARRKGALAGFRGAITLLHAQYLLDTTSTYDATSVLAQTDLAGTKTSAPPAATATAITITWDDDTVNTYTYAAQSGFNPGTVN; encoded by the coding sequence ATGTTGAAAAACCGAAAAAATGAAAAGGGGTTCACCCTGGTCGAACTCATTCTGGTGATCGTGGTGTTGGGCATCCTGGCTGCTGTGGCCGTTCCGAAATTTCTGGACCTGCAGTCGGCGGCGCAGGATGCGCGGCGAAAAGGTGCGCTCGCCGGATTTCGTGGCGCCATCACCCTGTTGCATGCCCAGTACCTGCTGGACACCACGTCCACCTATGACGCCACGTCGGTATTGGCGCAGACGGACCTGGCGGGTACTAAAACATCGGCTCCCCCTGCGGCAACCGCAACTGCTATCACCATCACCTGGGACGATGACACGGTCAACACGTATACCTACGCGGCGCAGTCTGGATTCAACCCGGGTACGGTGAATTGA
- a CDS encoding type II secretion system protein, which translates to MTKKAALNKNRCQRAHGVRTENGFTFIELVMVIVMVGLLASIAIQRMIDMAKQAETTAEGTTIEILRSNLLSVMGEQMLAGKQASFPDNPFADLNKIPEGYEPGRKEKPTGQDPDANLWVYVPATGNEILDPEEAGTTLQAFDVAGYIYHQRKDGSVYRWAYDQGRGAISRKFPVPESELELALERVVISDQK; encoded by the coding sequence ATGACAAAGAAAGCGGCACTAAACAAAAATCGATGCCAACGCGCCCATGGGGTTCGGACGGAGAACGGTTTCACATTCATCGAACTGGTCATGGTGATCGTCATGGTCGGGCTCTTGGCATCTATTGCCATCCAGCGGATGATCGACATGGCCAAACAGGCCGAAACCACCGCCGAAGGCACGACCATCGAAATCCTGCGGTCCAATTTGCTGAGCGTCATGGGGGAACAAATGCTGGCAGGCAAGCAGGCCTCGTTTCCAGATAACCCGTTTGCCGATCTCAATAAGATTCCAGAAGGGTATGAACCCGGACGAAAAGAAAAACCGACCGGCCAGGATCCGGACGCTAACTTGTGGGTGTATGTCCCCGCAACCGGCAATGAGATTTTGGATCCGGAAGAGGCAGGCACCACGCTCCAGGCATTCGACGTCGCCGGCTACATCTATCATCAGCGTAAAGACGGCAGCGTGTACCGATGGGCCTACGATCAGGGGCGGGGAGCCATCAGTCGCAAATTCCCGGTGCCGGAAAGCGAATTGGAACTCGCTCTGGAAAGGGTTGTGATCTCAGACCAAAAATAG
- a CDS encoding ArnT family glycosyltransferase, which translates to MQKTSLRPHPKEILALITLTALYAVTRLHDLTRLPMFSDEAIYIHWAQIILSDPDQLLIPLTDGKQPLFMWLNVVTLALFEDPLVAGRMVSVLAGWASMWGVYLIGRDLFRRRVGAVAALLYALIPYTLFFDRLALTDSLLTAFGVWSLRWALHIALETREPVTAFRVLGVLWGLALWTKASALLLLPVPVLIFLFWQVHKRPGFWMQLGVAVAIPLLMNLFIHYLGPAVRVPGRLPFLHHLGYFIPVEDLVRFPVMIWLRNLWVTHEFFATYMTAPLAVLFVVGLVPLIRHKDRRELALWSAFFFPALGIVLVAQGFFSRYFLPMIPAVLLIVAVTADRLAVSIPKRLQARASGSPALQTGVLAVLVLSLSAAAAVWDAKLLRDPKTAPLHELDRLLYVEGMNSGYGVKEAAQYLKAEAAKNKAQRGYEMYLMVPPLPGNPAEGISVYLFGDPNVIVVPAFWWPEKPLLPDSNHFTRRPSIYELFPRVRRHAHLLDFAFFIYPNTTYPQERFLQVNPTFHKAWTHPKPDGKHAVDLFQNFTKKLELDLPTLGRR; encoded by the coding sequence ATGCAAAAAACATCCCTGCGCCCACATCCTAAAGAAATCCTCGCGCTCATCACCCTGACGGCGCTCTATGCGGTGACGCGTCTTCATGATTTGACGCGCCTGCCCATGTTCTCCGACGAGGCCATCTACATCCATTGGGCGCAGATCATTCTGAGCGATCCCGACCAACTGCTGATTCCCCTCACCGACGGCAAACAGCCTTTGTTCATGTGGTTGAATGTGGTGACGCTGGCCCTGTTCGAGGACCCGCTGGTGGCGGGACGCATGGTGTCGGTGCTGGCCGGATGGGCGTCGATGTGGGGCGTTTATCTGATCGGGCGCGATCTGTTCCGCCGCCGCGTCGGTGCCGTGGCGGCCCTGCTGTATGCATTGATTCCCTACACGCTGTTCTTCGACCGGCTGGCGCTGACCGACAGCCTGCTCACGGCGTTTGGAGTGTGGTCGCTGCGCTGGGCGCTGCATATTGCGCTGGAAACGCGCGAACCGGTGACCGCGTTCCGCGTGCTCGGCGTGTTGTGGGGGCTGGCGTTGTGGACCAAAGCCAGCGCCCTGTTGCTGCTGCCGGTACCCGTGCTGATTTTTCTGTTCTGGCAGGTGCACAAGCGGCCCGGATTCTGGATGCAACTGGGCGTGGCGGTTGCCATTCCGCTGTTGATGAACCTGTTCATTCATTACCTGGGACCGGCGGTGCGGGTGCCGGGACGGTTGCCATTCCTGCATCACCTCGGCTACTTCATTCCCGTGGAAGACCTCGTGCGTTTTCCGGTCATGATCTGGTTGCGCAACCTGTGGGTGACGCACGAATTTTTTGCGACCTACATGACGGCGCCGCTGGCGGTGCTGTTTGTAGTGGGCCTGGTGCCTTTGATCCGGCACAAGGACCGGCGCGAGCTGGCATTGTGGAGCGCCTTCTTTTTCCCGGCGCTCGGCATCGTGCTGGTGGCGCAGGGGTTTTTTTCACGCTACTTTTTGCCGATGATCCCGGCGGTGCTGTTGATTGTGGCGGTGACGGCGGACCGGCTCGCCGTCTCCATTCCAAAACGACTGCAGGCGCGCGCATCCGGTTCCCCGGCGTTGCAAACCGGGGTGCTGGCGGTGCTGGTGCTGAGCCTGAGCGCCGCTGCGGCTGTGTGGGACGCCAAGCTGTTGCGTGATCCCAAAACCGCGCCGTTGCACGAGCTAGACCGCCTGTTGTACGTGGAGGGCATGAACTCCGGATACGGAGTCAAAGAAGCGGCGCAGTACCTCAAAGCCGAGGCGGCCAAAAACAAGGCGCAACGTGGTTACGAAATGTATTTGATGGTGCCGCCCCTGCCGGGCAACCCGGCGGAAGGCATCAGTGTTTATTTGTTCGGCGATCCCAACGTCATCGTCGTGCCCGCGTTCTGGTGGCCGGAAAAACCTCTGTTGCCGGACAGCAACCACTTCACGCGGCGGCCTTCCATTTACGAACTGTTCCCGCGTGTGCGCCGCCACGCGCATTTGCTGGACTTCGCGTTTTTCATTTATCCCAACACCACCTACCCGCAGGAGCGCTTTCTCCAGGTGAATCCGACCTTCCACAAGGCATGGACCCATCCCAAACCCGACGGCAAACACGCCGTGGACCTGTTCCAGAACTTCACCAAAAAACTCGAGTTGGATTTGCCGACGTTGGGCAGGCGCTAA
- a CDS encoding YfhO family protein, whose amino-acid sequence MLGLLYFYDMVSGTLVFGGGDLISFFIPYRMLWLEQVADFTFPLWNPYILSGNPLFATLQPAILYPLSLLFIALPFVLAVNFTVILHYVLAGWFMYLLVRAQRCGRGAAVVAALIFMFGGYLVTVRIYLSTFLPVAWIPLLLLCFFAGLLKRDLRWALAAAAVGACMFLAGGVETCYQMFGLMTLFALLPRLLFTDATLPSWRWRLAYLGVFFTVFFGLIAVQFLPTYELSQLTERAGGLPLGEAARWAMQPYDLLQFFLLDPYGYLSRADESGANQVWLRSLYVGAIPFLLASLAILRGGLRARTGLVICALSFLVAMGPAGGLYTLLHGVLPFFDTFRYPVKFILPAVLMIALMAGWGWDRCVRDAQANPERSRRRAQMLIGLATVGMVVFGLVDAYDATLQTWMANKGLLPPAFNEPRINLFNLKRLCVFLALFCLMLFLYLRVQRKRRLWLGAALAVLALDLVFSGFGFHHKVARADFEAVDGLTRFVQQHAATDRIYIADNAERAKNGGVAKVVLRGNLIQGPKVPLPIRTVPGIYQADGWAVMRVNRYLKFRKILRVPPLEDRLNLLDLANVKYIVSRDPIDSDRLKRLDFHDPEYPELKVYENTSHLPRAFLVVRCRVIEGEDHIIAQLLDKRFDFSRQAILEQPLEGIDCDRGQQAAASTVPVQAVGTVTDLELDYDTVTLTATTPMAQVLVLSDAYYPGWTVTVDGEPAPLYRANLVYRAVVVPPGTHRLRFEYEPASVRVGAGITFLTIVLCAGFLLKPKRRHAKNIPAPTS is encoded by the coding sequence ATGCTGGGCCTTTTGTATTTTTACGACATGGTGAGCGGCACGCTTGTCTTCGGCGGCGGCGACCTGATCTCCTTTTTCATCCCGTACCGCATGCTGTGGCTGGAGCAGGTGGCCGACTTCACCTTCCCGTTGTGGAACCCGTATATCCTGAGCGGCAACCCGCTGTTCGCCACCCTGCAACCGGCCATCCTGTACCCGCTCAGTCTGTTGTTCATCGCATTGCCTTTTGTGCTGGCGGTGAACTTCACGGTGATCCTGCATTACGTGCTGGCGGGCTGGTTCATGTACCTGCTGGTGCGCGCCCAGCGCTGCGGGCGCGGCGCGGCGGTGGTGGCGGCGCTGATCTTCATGTTCGGCGGCTACCTCGTCACCGTGCGCATTTACCTGTCCACGTTCCTGCCCGTCGCCTGGATTCCGCTGCTGCTGTTGTGCTTTTTCGCCGGGCTGTTGAAACGCGATCTGCGCTGGGCCCTGGCCGCTGCCGCAGTGGGTGCCTGCATGTTTCTGGCTGGCGGCGTGGAGACCTGTTACCAGATGTTCGGCTTGATGACGCTGTTCGCCCTGTTGCCACGCCTCCTGTTTACGGACGCAACCCTGCCGTCCTGGCGCTGGCGGTTGGCATACCTCGGCGTGTTCTTCACCGTGTTCTTCGGTCTCATCGCAGTGCAGTTTCTGCCGACGTATGAACTGTCGCAGCTCACCGAACGCGCCGGTGGATTGCCGCTTGGAGAAGCCGCGCGCTGGGCCATGCAGCCTTACGACCTGCTCCAGTTTTTTCTGCTCGACCCTTATGGGTACCTGAGCCGGGCCGATGAATCCGGCGCCAATCAGGTCTGGCTGCGTTCCCTGTACGTCGGGGCGATTCCGTTTTTACTGGCTTCGCTTGCTATCCTGCGTGGAGGCCTGCGGGCTCGCACCGGGTTGGTGATCTGCGCGCTTTCGTTTCTGGTGGCGATGGGTCCGGCGGGCGGGCTGTACACCCTGTTGCACGGCGTGCTGCCGTTTTTCGATACCTTCCGTTACCCGGTGAAATTCATCCTGCCTGCGGTGCTGATGATCGCGTTGATGGCGGGGTGGGGATGGGATCGGTGTGTCCGCGATGCTCAGGCCAATCCTGAAAGGAGTCGCCGCCGGGCACAGATGTTGATCGGGCTGGCCACCGTCGGCATGGTGGTGTTTGGACTGGTGGATGCTTACGATGCGACCCTGCAAACGTGGATGGCAAACAAGGGTCTTCTTCCGCCCGCGTTCAACGAGCCCCGCATCAATCTGTTCAACCTGAAACGGCTTTGCGTGTTTCTGGCCTTGTTCTGCCTGATGCTGTTTCTCTATCTGCGCGTGCAACGCAAGCGACGCCTTTGGCTGGGTGCGGCATTGGCGGTGCTGGCGCTCGATCTGGTTTTCAGCGGATTCGGCTTTCATCACAAGGTGGCCCGCGCCGATTTCGAGGCCGTGGATGGCTTGACCCGTTTTGTTCAGCAACACGCGGCGACGGATCGCATCTACATCGCCGACAACGCCGAGCGCGCCAAAAATGGCGGCGTCGCCAAAGTGGTGCTGCGCGGCAACCTGATCCAGGGACCCAAGGTGCCGTTGCCCATCCGCACCGTGCCCGGCATCTATCAAGCCGATGGCTGGGCGGTGATGCGCGTCAACCGCTACCTGAAATTCCGCAAAATCCTGCGCGTGCCGCCGTTGGAAGACCGGCTCAACCTGCTCGACCTGGCCAATGTCAAATACATCGTCAGCCGCGACCCGATTGATTCGGATCGACTCAAGCGGCTCGACTTCCACGACCCGGAATATCCCGAGTTAAAAGTGTACGAAAACACCAGCCACTTGCCGCGCGCGTTTCTGGTGGTGCGTTGCCGGGTGATCGAAGGCGAGGATCACATCATCGCCCAACTGCTGGACAAACGTTTCGATTTTTCCCGGCAGGCGATTCTGGAACAGCCGCTGGAGGGCATCGACTGTGACCGCGGGCAACAGGCCGCGGCATCCACGGTTCCCGTTCAAGCCGTGGGCACGGTGACGGACCTCGAACTCGATTACGATACGGTGACTCTCACCGCCACCACGCCGATGGCGCAGGTGCTGGTGTTGTCGGATGCGTATTATCCGGGCTGGACGGTGACGGTGGATGGCGAACCGGCGCCCCTCTACCGGGCGAACCTGGTGTACCGCGCCGTGGTGGTGCCGCCCGGCACGCACCGGCTGCGATTCGAGTACGAACCGGCCAGTGTGCGCGTGGGAGCGGGCATCACGTTTCTCACCATTGTTTTGTGTGCAGGTTTTCTGTTAAAACCTAAACGTCGCCATGCAAAAAACATCCCTGCGCCCACATCCTAA
- a CDS encoding type II secretion system F family protein, which yields MPQFQYKARNRMGALVAGTMNAPNSHEVGAELTRMGHYPVAIESAAPESKPVMQIDLLARFQKIQSQELVLFTRQMSTLFNAGIPILSILQALEDQVDNARFKGVIHKVQDDVGDGLALSEALARHSDVFSPLYVNMIEAGETGGIMEDVLERLADLLEKQDENEAKVRAAFRYPKIVLGVMVLAIAFLMWKVVPVFINLFKTIKVELPMPTQILIAVHTAFVEYWWIMVFVLGGSVYIFKRYTATASGRRQWHFFKLKLPLLGSIQLRSSMAKFARIFGNLLRSGVPILVALQVSSRVVDNEVLSAVLLDLVVNVEEGRGLAQPLRQSGWVPTLVVQMVAAGESSGSLDLMLLKVADYYDLEVERSIKALSTWLEPLLIVVMGVLVLFLALSIFLPMWDMSKMATR from the coding sequence ATGCCTCAATTCCAATACAAGGCGCGCAATCGAATGGGAGCGCTGGTGGCGGGTACGATGAACGCCCCCAACTCGCATGAAGTGGGGGCGGAGTTGACGCGTATGGGGCATTACCCGGTGGCGATCGAATCCGCCGCGCCTGAAAGCAAGCCGGTGATGCAGATCGATCTGCTGGCACGGTTCCAGAAGATCCAAAGCCAGGAGCTGGTCCTCTTCACCCGCCAGATGTCCACGTTGTTCAATGCCGGCATTCCCATCCTGAGCATTCTGCAGGCGTTGGAAGACCAGGTGGACAATGCCCGGTTTAAAGGGGTGATTCACAAGGTCCAGGATGATGTGGGCGACGGGTTGGCGCTGTCCGAGGCGCTGGCCCGGCATTCGGACGTGTTCTCGCCTTTGTACGTCAACATGATCGAGGCCGGGGAAACGGGCGGCATCATGGAAGATGTGCTGGAGCGGCTTGCCGATCTGCTGGAAAAGCAGGATGAGAACGAGGCCAAGGTGCGGGCCGCGTTCCGCTATCCCAAGATCGTCCTCGGTGTCATGGTGCTGGCCATCGCCTTTTTGATGTGGAAAGTGGTGCCGGTATTCATCAATCTGTTTAAGACGATCAAGGTGGAACTGCCGATGCCGACCCAGATCCTGATCGCGGTGCACACCGCGTTTGTGGAGTACTGGTGGATCATGGTTTTTGTGCTGGGCGGCAGCGTTTACATTTTCAAACGGTACACCGCTACGGCGTCCGGGCGGAGGCAGTGGCATTTTTTCAAACTCAAGCTGCCGCTGTTGGGGTCCATCCAATTGCGGTCGTCCATGGCCAAGTTCGCGCGTATTTTCGGCAATCTGCTGCGCAGCGGCGTGCCCATCCTGGTGGCCCTGCAGGTGTCGTCGCGCGTGGTGGACAACGAAGTTTTGTCTGCGGTGCTGCTGGACCTGGTGGTGAACGTGGAAGAAGGCAGGGGCCTGGCTCAACCTCTACGGCAAAGCGGTTGGGTGCCGACCTTGGTGGTGCAGATGGTGGCGGCGGGAGAAAGCTCCGGTTCGCTGGATCTGATGCTGCTCAAGGTGGCCGATTACTACGATCTGGAAGTGGAGCGCAGTATCAAGGCATTGTCAACCTGGTTGGAACCCCTGCTCATTGTGGTCATGGGCGTGCTGGTGTTGTTTCTGGCTTTGTCGATTTTTCTCCCCATGTGGGACATGTCCAAAATGGCGACGCGATGA